In Rhodopirellula islandica, the following proteins share a genomic window:
- a CDS encoding ATP-dependent zinc protease family protein, producing MTNDPSRNQPSTESSGSKLLPTDPLVVIGWREWVGLPELKVRHVKAKIDTGARSSSLHAFDVDTYFDDDVERVRFSIHPFQRRDDLHIEADVPILERRHIRSSNGNVSERIVIRTPLEILRRRVMVDLTLANRDSMGFRMLVGREAIRNRFLVDSAASFLAGRRKRKRSGGIEPPTK from the coding sequence ATGACAAACGATCCTAGCCGCAACCAGCCCTCGACGGAATCGTCGGGTTCAAAACTGCTTCCCACCGACCCTTTGGTGGTCATTGGTTGGCGTGAGTGGGTCGGTTTGCCAGAGTTGAAGGTCCGTCACGTCAAAGCAAAGATCGACACCGGGGCGCGGTCCAGTTCGCTGCACGCTTTCGATGTTGACACGTATTTTGACGATGACGTTGAACGCGTTCGGTTCTCCATTCATCCTTTCCAGCGACGCGATGACCTTCACATCGAAGCCGATGTGCCCATCTTGGAACGACGCCACATTCGCAGCAGCAATGGCAATGTCAGCGAGCGGATCGTGATCCGAACCCCGCTGGAAATTCTGCGGCGTCGCGTGATGGTCGATTTGACACTCGCGAATCGTGACTCGATGGGATTCCGTATGCTGGTCGGTCGCGAAGCCATTCGCAATCGATTCCTGGTCGACTCCGCCGCTTCTTTTTTAGCTGGGCGTCGAAAACGCAAACGCTCCGGTGGAATCGAACCACCAACCAAGTGA
- a CDS encoding RimK family alpha-L-glutamate ligase — translation MKLAILSCSPRCYSTRRLVEAAEQRGIKAKVLNTLKFAIDLAEGEPDLYYRSKQLSDYDGVLPRIGSSITYFGTAVVRQFEQMDVFCANSSAGISNSRDKLRSMQILSRHQIGIPQTTFVRDRKDILPAIERVGGSPVIIKLLEGTQGVGVILAENVKVAEAIIETLQSTKQNVLVQQFVAESRGKDIRAFVIGDRVVAAMRRVAVGNEFRSNVHRGGQTEAVVLDETYAETAVRAAQIMGLRVAGVDMLEGANGPQVMEVNSSPGLEGIESSTKLDIAGAIIDYMSAQVDFPEVDVRQRLTVSRGYGVTELHVRDGSDYVGKTIDESGLPELDINVLTLYRGTTVIPNPRLKRTLEPHDRLLCFGKLEAMRGMVPEKVRKQRRPKIKRLPDSAATIQAESSRDD, via the coding sequence TTGAAACTTGCCATCCTGTCCTGCTCACCCCGTTGCTACAGCACCCGACGCTTGGTGGAAGCAGCTGAACAACGCGGCATCAAAGCCAAAGTTCTCAACACGCTGAAGTTTGCGATCGACTTGGCGGAGGGTGAACCCGATCTTTACTACCGCAGCAAACAGCTCAGCGACTACGACGGCGTGCTGCCCCGAATCGGCTCATCGATCACGTACTTCGGCACCGCCGTGGTCCGCCAGTTCGAACAGATGGACGTGTTCTGTGCGAACTCCTCCGCTGGGATCAGCAATTCACGCGACAAACTTCGCAGCATGCAAATCCTTTCTCGGCATCAGATTGGAATCCCTCAAACCACGTTCGTTCGCGACCGCAAGGACATCCTCCCGGCGATTGAACGCGTTGGCGGATCGCCGGTGATCATCAAGCTGCTGGAAGGCACTCAAGGTGTCGGCGTGATCTTGGCAGAAAACGTCAAGGTCGCCGAAGCCATCATTGAGACGCTGCAGAGCACCAAGCAAAACGTGCTGGTCCAACAGTTCGTTGCCGAAAGCCGCGGCAAAGACATTCGGGCGTTTGTGATCGGCGATCGAGTCGTGGCCGCGATGCGCCGCGTCGCCGTAGGAAACGAATTCCGCAGCAACGTTCACCGGGGCGGTCAAACCGAAGCGGTGGTGTTGGACGAAACGTATGCGGAGACCGCTGTTCGCGCCGCCCAAATCATGGGATTGCGAGTGGCTGGTGTGGACATGCTGGAAGGTGCCAATGGCCCGCAAGTGATGGAGGTCAACTCGTCACCCGGCCTGGAGGGCATCGAGTCCTCCACCAAACTGGACATCGCCGGGGCGATCATCGATTACATGTCCGCCCAAGTGGACTTCCCCGAAGTGGATGTTCGTCAACGACTGACGGTCAGCCGAGGCTACGGTGTGACGGAACTCCATGTTCGCGATGGATCGGACTACGTCGGGAAGACCATCGACGAATCCGGTTTGCCGGAACTGGACATCAATGTGTTGACGCTTTACCGCGGCACAACTGTGATCCCCAACCCGCGTCTGAAACGCACGCTCGAACCCCACGACCGACTGCTGTGCTTCGGAAAACTGGAAGCGATGCGAGGCATGGTTCCCGAGAAAGTCCGCAAGCAACGCCGCCCCAAAATCAAACGCCTTCCCGATTCCGCCGCGACCATTCAGGCCGAATCTTCTCGCGACGATTGA
- the lpxK gene encoding tetraacyldisaccharide 4'-kinase yields the protein MSWDYRPLLSGQSRNPISALARGALWCASGFYNVAARHRRRQFDNGKQETFHAGVPVFSVGNLTTGGTGKTPVVADLCRRLRAMDFRVAIISRGYGATDGGMNDEAMELQERLPDVPHVQHRDRVEAARIAVEELAAEVLVMDDGFQHRRLQRDLDIVVVDATCPFGYGHVLPRGTLREPLDSVARADWILITRVDQVDPEDVLAIRSTIAQYAPDCPILETEHRPSTIQNSVGQWEAIEVLNDQPVALVSAIGNPNAFEQTVRDCGAIVVDHLRLPDHDSYERATREKLRAWVTKLKTKDPSPQRLLCTHKDAVKLATDSVAGVPLGYIPIELAYRTSDEPLQLRLELLMGGAVEDQSSREDSA from the coding sequence ATGAGTTGGGACTATCGACCACTGCTCAGTGGCCAATCTCGAAATCCGATTTCAGCCCTGGCTCGCGGAGCGTTGTGGTGTGCCAGTGGTTTTTACAACGTGGCAGCACGGCATCGCCGTCGGCAATTCGACAACGGCAAACAGGAGACCTTCCACGCCGGGGTTCCCGTCTTCAGCGTGGGCAATTTGACGACCGGTGGAACGGGCAAGACGCCCGTCGTCGCGGACCTTTGCCGACGTTTGCGAGCCATGGATTTTCGCGTGGCGATCATCAGTCGTGGCTACGGCGCCACCGACGGCGGGATGAACGACGAGGCCATGGAATTGCAAGAACGCTTGCCCGATGTGCCGCACGTTCAGCACCGTGACCGAGTCGAAGCGGCTCGTATCGCAGTGGAGGAATTGGCGGCGGAAGTCTTGGTGATGGATGATGGGTTCCAGCATCGGCGATTACAACGAGATCTCGACATTGTCGTCGTGGACGCGACGTGTCCGTTCGGCTATGGGCACGTGCTGCCGCGTGGAACTCTGCGAGAACCGTTGGACAGCGTCGCTCGCGCGGATTGGATTTTGATCACCCGCGTGGACCAAGTCGATCCGGAAGACGTGCTCGCGATTCGCTCCACCATCGCTCAGTACGCCCCGGATTGTCCCATCTTAGAAACCGAGCACCGGCCGTCGACGATTCAGAACTCGGTTGGTCAGTGGGAGGCGATTGAGGTCTTGAACGACCAACCCGTCGCGTTGGTGTCAGCGATCGGGAACCCCAACGCGTTCGAGCAAACGGTGCGTGACTGCGGTGCGATTGTCGTGGATCACTTGCGACTGCCCGACCATGATTCGTACGAACGAGCCACTCGTGAAAAACTGCGAGCGTGGGTCACCAAGCTCAAAACCAAGGATCCATCGCCTCAACGCTTGCTCTGCACGCACAAAGATGCCGTCAAGTTGGCAACGGATTCCGTGGCCGGTGTCCCGCTCGGCTACATCCCGATTGAGCTTGCCTATCGCACCTCCGACGAACCACTTCAGTTGCGTCTGGAGCTTTTGATGGGCGGTGCCGTCGAGGATCAATCGTCGCGAGAAGATTCGGCCTGA
- a CDS encoding DEAD/DEAH box helicase, with amino-acid sequence MNANSPSTPESLPPRSATVDPDLDRDTLAEEYFELLPYEPYPVQEEALLAYFTGNTQATEGGPAAQHGVLVCAPTGTGKTLIAEAAVYEALRTGKRMYYTTPLIALTDQKLDELRESAVRWGFSADQVGLVTGNRSVNADAPVLVVVAEILLNRLLNPDAFVFDDVTCVVMDEFHSFNDYERGVVWELTLGLLPKPVRTLLLSATVGNSMAFTSWLRNAHGRNLQLVQGTERKVPLQYEWVEDDLLNEFCEKIAAGSVEERRTPALLFCFSRSMCWTNAEMLKGKSLIDKAHQKELADILNAADFTNGVGPKLKQILMRGVGVHHAGILPRYRRIVEELFQKKLLSICVCTETLAAGINLPARSVVLPCLLKGPRDKKKLVDIASAQQIFGRAGRPQFDDRGYVFALAHEDDVKINRWREKYDSIPEDTKDPGLMRAKKQLKKKMPKRRAGESYWTQTQFEQLQVAKSADLSSRGKVPWRLLAYLLSKDPSVQPIRELVGRRLMTPAQVEVAQKDLNRMLITLWSGGYVELEPLPRIAPERKPTPKGTKPGQPKAEAAESKPAATGGLFGGLLDEMRAAEPKASPEPSPEEDTPLDDAEALAKRGYELEEYRPETAKPTVRLERLVQLKSVNPLFGVFMADQLADADDQERIAAMESMLEVPGSVAKFARMPSYDMVPPGQLAQTRLDALLLQRGLASAEELGGGQEEEEEEVKDRGFGRVMFEEPRVWPLTIGEKLLRLFRDEFPKVDDVRVRPVWIVGELLEFGGDFNKYVTARKLQKEEGILFRHCLRMILLCDEMANVPPKGTTVETWEDWLDDIAEVLTEACRKIDPQSTDETLSQSESPLTDDLTGGRRNSGGKELRHVTDQSAEDEGQMKP; translated from the coding sequence ATGAATGCTAACTCGCCTTCCACGCCCGAATCACTTCCCCCCCGCTCTGCCACGGTCGACCCGGATCTCGATCGTGACACGCTGGCAGAGGAGTACTTTGAACTGCTCCCCTACGAGCCCTATCCGGTTCAAGAGGAGGCGTTGCTGGCGTACTTCACCGGCAACACTCAAGCGACCGAAGGTGGGCCAGCGGCTCAGCACGGTGTGTTGGTTTGTGCCCCGACCGGCACCGGGAAAACGTTGATAGCCGAAGCCGCGGTTTACGAGGCGCTGCGGACCGGCAAACGGATGTACTACACCACGCCGCTGATTGCGCTGACCGACCAGAAACTCGACGAACTGCGAGAGTCGGCGGTGCGCTGGGGATTCTCGGCGGATCAAGTGGGCTTGGTGACCGGCAACCGCAGCGTCAACGCCGATGCGCCCGTGCTGGTGGTGGTCGCCGAGATCCTGCTCAACCGCTTGCTCAACCCCGATGCGTTTGTATTCGACGACGTCACCTGTGTGGTGATGGATGAATTTCACTCGTTCAACGACTACGAACGCGGGGTGGTTTGGGAACTGACGCTGGGGTTGCTGCCCAAACCTGTTCGCACGCTGTTGCTCAGTGCGACGGTGGGGAACTCCATGGCGTTCACCAGTTGGCTCCGCAACGCCCACGGTCGGAACCTGCAATTGGTGCAGGGCACCGAACGAAAAGTGCCGCTGCAATACGAGTGGGTCGAAGATGATTTGTTGAATGAGTTTTGTGAAAAAATCGCCGCAGGAAGCGTCGAAGAACGCCGGACTCCCGCGTTGCTGTTTTGCTTCAGTCGATCGATGTGCTGGACCAATGCCGAAATGCTCAAGGGGAAATCGTTGATCGACAAAGCCCACCAAAAGGAGTTGGCGGACATTCTCAATGCCGCCGACTTCACCAACGGCGTGGGGCCGAAGTTGAAGCAGATTTTGATGCGAGGCGTCGGTGTCCACCACGCGGGTATCTTGCCACGTTACCGCCGGATTGTTGAAGAGTTGTTCCAGAAGAAACTGCTCAGCATCTGTGTGTGCACCGAAACACTCGCTGCAGGAATCAATCTGCCAGCTCGGAGCGTGGTGTTGCCTTGTTTGTTGAAGGGGCCCCGTGACAAAAAGAAGCTGGTCGACATTGCTTCAGCTCAGCAGATCTTTGGCCGCGCAGGACGTCCCCAGTTCGATGATCGAGGCTACGTTTTTGCATTGGCCCACGAGGACGATGTCAAAATCAATCGCTGGCGTGAGAAGTACGATTCCATTCCGGAGGACACCAAAGACCCCGGGTTGATGCGGGCGAAAAAACAACTGAAGAAGAAGATGCCCAAGCGGCGAGCGGGGGAATCGTATTGGACTCAAACGCAATTCGAACAATTGCAGGTTGCCAAATCGGCGGATCTATCCAGTCGCGGCAAGGTCCCGTGGCGGTTGCTCGCGTATCTGTTGTCCAAGGATCCGAGCGTCCAACCGATCCGCGAATTGGTGGGACGTCGGTTGATGACGCCCGCCCAAGTGGAAGTGGCCCAAAAGGATCTCAATCGGATGCTGATCACCCTGTGGTCGGGCGGTTACGTGGAACTGGAACCGCTGCCTCGGATCGCTCCCGAACGCAAGCCGACGCCCAAGGGAACCAAGCCTGGGCAGCCCAAAGCGGAAGCTGCGGAATCGAAACCGGCCGCAACGGGCGGGTTGTTCGGTGGGTTGCTGGATGAGATGCGGGCGGCGGAACCGAAGGCTTCACCAGAGCCATCCCCCGAAGAAGACACGCCGCTCGACGACGCGGAAGCGCTTGCTAAACGCGGCTATGAACTGGAGGAGTACCGCCCCGAAACGGCCAAGCCAACTGTCAGGCTCGAACGATTGGTGCAGCTCAAAAGTGTCAATCCGTTGTTCGGCGTCTTCATGGCGGATCAGTTGGCGGATGCCGATGATCAAGAACGCATCGCGGCGATGGAAAGCATGTTGGAGGTGCCCGGTTCGGTTGCCAAATTTGCACGCATGCCTTCGTACGACATGGTGCCGCCAGGCCAGTTGGCTCAAACCCGGTTGGATGCCTTGTTGCTGCAGCGAGGTTTGGCGTCGGCGGAAGAACTTGGTGGCGGTCAGGAGGAAGAAGAGGAAGAGGTGAAAGATCGTGGTTTTGGCCGTGTGATGTTCGAAGAGCCTCGCGTGTGGCCACTCACCATCGGTGAAAAACTATTGCGACTGTTTCGCGATGAGTTCCCGAAAGTCGACGATGTGCGCGTTCGTCCGGTTTGGATTGTGGGTGAACTGCTGGAGTTTGGTGGAGATTTCAACAAGTACGTCACCGCCAGAAAGCTTCAGAAGGAAGAGGGGATTCTATTTCGCCACTGTTTGCGGATGATTTTGTTGTGCGATGAAATGGCGAACGTGCCACCCAAGGGGACCACCGTTGAAACCTGGGAAGATTGGCTGGATGATATCGCCGAAGTTTTGACGGAGGCCTGCCGAAAGATTGACCCACAAAGCACCGATGAAACACTGAGTCAGTCGGAGTCCCCGTTGACGGATGACTTGACCGGTGGTCGGCGAAATTCGGGTGGCAAAGAGCTGAGACATGTGACCGATCAATCGGCCGAGGATGAGGGACAGATGAAACCATGA
- a CDS encoding ABC transporter substrate-binding protein: MQSAWGVNPTSHDNEHHDVQTLKFGMSTALSGPAGELGIHMRHGILAAFAEATTQKVFPGKRLDLIALDDGYEPARTALNMHQLTEVHQVLTVIGNVGTPTAITAIPIAQKTQTPFFGAFTGASLLRREPLPNCVINYRASYAEETAAIVDALVAKGIRPEEIGFFTQNDSFGDDGFFGGLAAIRRHQTIKISSVPHGRYRRNTSQVEDGLADLLMHHPTPKAVIMVGSYEPCSKLIRLARQNDFNPQFLAISFVGSDALQQSLGEMADGIVATQVVPHFNRDLPLVCEYRDAMQTYDSEIPLSFVSLEGYTVGRILIKAVASIRVEISRPAILEAFEQLGQFDIGLGSPLTLGPNDHQASNRVWPVMLKADGSESLSWEELPSE; this comes from the coding sequence GTGCAGTCGGCCTGGGGTGTCAATCCGACATCACACGACAACGAACACCATGACGTTCAAACCCTGAAGTTCGGCATGTCGACTGCTTTGAGCGGACCGGCGGGGGAACTGGGCATCCACATGCGGCATGGAATCCTTGCCGCGTTTGCTGAAGCGACGACACAAAAGGTCTTCCCTGGCAAACGACTGGATCTGATCGCGTTGGATGATGGGTATGAACCGGCTCGCACCGCGTTGAACATGCACCAACTGACGGAAGTGCATCAGGTGTTGACTGTGATTGGCAATGTTGGAACTCCCACAGCGATCACAGCGATTCCAATTGCCCAGAAGACGCAAACCCCATTCTTTGGTGCTTTCACCGGAGCCAGTCTGCTCCGAAGAGAGCCCCTCCCCAACTGCGTCATCAACTACCGCGCCAGCTACGCAGAAGAGACGGCAGCCATCGTGGATGCATTGGTGGCGAAAGGGATCCGACCAGAAGAGATTGGCTTTTTCACCCAGAACGACAGCTTCGGAGACGACGGTTTTTTTGGAGGACTGGCCGCGATCAGGCGGCATCAAACCATCAAAATATCGAGCGTTCCGCATGGCCGCTATCGCCGAAACACATCGCAGGTCGAAGATGGACTGGCGGACCTGTTGATGCATCATCCGACGCCCAAAGCGGTCATCATGGTCGGCAGCTATGAACCCTGCTCGAAATTGATTCGCCTGGCGAGGCAGAATGATTTCAACCCGCAATTCCTTGCGATTTCGTTTGTTGGTTCCGATGCACTGCAACAATCGCTGGGCGAAATGGCCGACGGGATTGTTGCCACGCAGGTCGTGCCTCATTTCAATCGCGACCTGCCGTTGGTCTGCGAATACCGCGACGCGATGCAGACATACGATTCAGAGATTCCTCTGTCGTTTGTTTCGCTGGAGGGATACACGGTCGGTCGGATCCTGATCAAGGCGGTGGCATCCATTCGCGTCGAAATCAGCCGTCCCGCCATCCTGGAAGCGTTTGAACAACTGGGGCAATTTGACATCGGGCTGGGCAGCCCCCTGACGCTGGGACCAAACGATCATCAAGCCAGCAACCGGGTGTGGCCCGTCATGCTCAAGGCCGATGGAAGCGAATCGCTGTCATGGGAGGAGTTGCCCAGTGAGTGA
- a CDS encoding PAS domain-containing sensor histidine kinase, producing MSDPTPTIDDASNQKSRNAHAAQRRVRWLSATGVCSGMLFFFIATALLDWHRDSRMHANAIVKQVDDAQSGMDRVTVIRNQEWTGLLSGSPSSLEDPVSDSQNNWQQELVPVQSTFDSLNATLNLQGNQKLGIATEPLKKWNDQAAHWSHRHSELNAAAETQFTELDIALDQLQQDADEQRGIHRLKIAVGLRSHFSKRPKPIDEILKDCSRSALLNQRSGDLKELRLYLNQLIASFHVDHLADLSQNQIRPVLLRLKTSSEELGKSQEVQQVNDAIFGPTDDDGNQTNFDRPHGLDPRPEIPPGILSLQFALAESQSERQRLAESAAEHARLLDDQRNKLAMAGDQVKSQCIEKFANTLQTIWLANLASGCILGMLFLFLTHKVSQDIAMQVDAIDQTATDLANEQLFLESVLSNLPIPLYWKDETGRYQGCSRSFAEWTGFCSEEDIVGHTDADLPWDDATQEHKIDLERSIMRYGIPIKNQEILQTRADGKPYVVLASKTPLYNNQNASVGLVGTYIDITERKTAEERLNGLAKIQSECPSEIYVFNMQTFELLELNHAACQNLLVDEEEYRGKSISSYLKESTTENLVELLRPIVDGEAVEVEYELTHLRTDGTCYPVHVRTLTIEHGSAQAFVACATDMTLYKKLESKLLQAQKLESIGQLAAGIAHEINTPMQCICGNIDFLQNYSDRLLQIVDTFQGLLEKSPECWEHRIATIAELLKKNRFDFIRSQFPMAIEETSTAANRVVEIVRAMRVMSHPGSHSKSPTDINALIRDASILSRNRWKCAATVDLVLDTELPTIDARPAELSQVFLNLIINAADAIGDTPQSGSSELGQIRVVTKYDDDNIYIELSDNGPGMSDEIKAKAFEPFFTTKEVGKGTGQGLSIAYDVITKLHGGTVDLQSDMGEGTLFTLCLPRQTDEDAPTSTGIAVAPTTMPNISTPAVIT from the coding sequence GTGAGTGACCCCACCCCAACCATCGACGACGCGTCCAACCAGAAATCCAGAAACGCACATGCCGCGCAACGCCGAGTGCGTTGGCTGAGTGCCACTGGCGTCTGCAGCGGGATGCTGTTTTTCTTCATCGCGACTGCGCTCTTGGATTGGCATCGAGACAGCCGCATGCACGCCAACGCAATCGTCAAGCAGGTCGACGATGCACAATCCGGCATGGACCGCGTGACGGTGATCCGGAATCAAGAATGGACGGGACTGTTGTCCGGATCACCCTCGTCCCTCGAGGATCCAGTGAGCGACTCCCAGAACAACTGGCAACAAGAACTGGTTCCGGTTCAAAGCACCTTCGACTCTTTGAATGCCACGCTCAACCTTCAGGGCAATCAGAAACTGGGCATTGCCACCGAACCGTTGAAGAAATGGAACGATCAAGCTGCACACTGGAGTCACCGGCACTCGGAACTGAACGCAGCGGCAGAAACGCAGTTCACAGAACTCGACATTGCACTTGATCAACTGCAGCAAGACGCTGATGAACAGCGTGGCATTCATCGCCTCAAAATCGCAGTGGGCCTGCGAAGTCATTTCTCGAAGCGTCCCAAACCGATCGATGAAATCCTGAAAGACTGCTCGCGTTCGGCCCTGCTCAATCAACGCAGCGGAGACCTCAAGGAACTGCGTCTGTATCTCAACCAGTTGATCGCGAGTTTCCATGTCGACCACTTGGCGGACCTCAGCCAGAATCAAATCCGTCCGGTGCTGCTGCGACTGAAAACATCAAGTGAAGAGCTTGGAAAGTCGCAGGAGGTGCAGCAGGTCAACGACGCCATCTTCGGTCCCACGGACGACGACGGCAACCAAACCAATTTTGACCGCCCCCACGGGCTGGATCCCCGACCTGAAATCCCTCCTGGGATCCTGTCGCTCCAATTCGCCCTCGCGGAAAGTCAATCGGAGCGTCAGCGACTTGCTGAATCAGCGGCGGAGCATGCCCGCTTACTCGATGACCAACGCAACAAGCTTGCGATGGCAGGCGACCAAGTGAAGAGCCAGTGCATCGAAAAATTTGCCAACACGCTTCAAACGATCTGGCTTGCGAACCTCGCATCCGGATGCATCCTCGGAATGCTGTTCCTCTTCCTCACTCACAAAGTTTCTCAAGACATTGCGATGCAAGTCGATGCCATCGATCAGACGGCTACCGATCTGGCGAACGAACAATTGTTCCTGGAATCGGTCCTGTCCAATTTGCCGATTCCTCTGTACTGGAAAGACGAGACCGGACGCTACCAAGGTTGCAGTCGATCGTTCGCGGAATGGACGGGATTTTGCTCCGAAGAGGACATCGTTGGACACACGGATGCGGACCTGCCCTGGGACGACGCCACTCAAGAACACAAAATCGATCTTGAACGGTCGATCATGCGATACGGGATTCCAATCAAGAACCAAGAGATCCTGCAAACGCGAGCAGACGGAAAGCCGTACGTCGTGCTCGCCAGCAAGACGCCGCTGTACAACAACCAAAACGCCAGCGTGGGCCTTGTTGGCACCTACATCGACATCACTGAGCGCAAGACGGCAGAGGAGCGTCTGAATGGGTTGGCGAAAATCCAATCCGAGTGTCCCAGCGAAATCTACGTGTTCAACATGCAGACGTTTGAACTGCTGGAACTCAATCATGCCGCCTGCCAAAACCTGTTGGTGGACGAAGAGGAATACCGCGGCAAATCGATTTCAAGCTATTTGAAGGAATCAACGACCGAGAATCTGGTGGAACTCTTGCGTCCCATCGTCGACGGTGAAGCGGTCGAAGTGGAATACGAGCTGACACATTTGCGAACCGACGGGACCTGCTATCCCGTTCACGTTCGAACGCTCACGATCGAGCATGGATCGGCGCAAGCCTTCGTCGCCTGTGCAACAGACATGACGCTTTACAAAAAGCTGGAGAGCAAACTGCTGCAAGCGCAGAAACTGGAATCGATCGGGCAACTGGCAGCGGGCATCGCTCACGAAATCAACACGCCCATGCAGTGCATCTGCGGGAACATTGATTTTCTGCAAAACTACTCGGATCGCTTGCTCCAAATTGTGGATACGTTCCAAGGACTGCTGGAGAAGAGCCCGGAGTGCTGGGAGCATCGAATTGCTACGATTGCAGAACTACTGAAGAAGAATCGATTCGACTTCATTCGGTCTCAATTCCCAATGGCGATCGAAGAGACTTCGACAGCTGCCAACCGAGTGGTTGAAATCGTCCGGGCCATGCGTGTCATGTCGCATCCGGGATCTCACTCGAAGAGCCCCACGGATATCAATGCTCTGATTCGAGACGCCAGCATTCTGAGCCGAAACCGCTGGAAGTGCGCTGCCACAGTCGACCTCGTGCTTGACACCGAATTGCCAACGATCGATGCCCGCCCCGCTGAACTCAGCCAGGTGTTCCTCAATCTGATCATCAACGCCGCGGATGCGATCGGCGACACTCCGCAAAGTGGTTCAAGCGAGCTCGGTCAGATTCGAGTCGTCACAAAATACGATGACGACAACATCTACATCGAACTCAGTGACAATGGCCCGGGGATGTCGGATGAAATCAAGGCGAAGGCCTTTGAGCCCTTTTTCACGACCAAAGAAGTCGGCAAAGGCACGGGCCAAGGATTGTCGATTGCCTACGACGTGATCACCAAGCTGCATGGCGGAACGGTGGACCTCCAAAGCGACATGGGCGAGGGAACGTTGTTCACGTTGTGCCTGCCACGTCAGACTGACGAAGACGCCCCGACTTCCACGGGCATCGCGGTCGCCCCGACGACCATGCCAAACATCTCGACCCCAGCCGTCATCACGTGA
- a CDS encoding ABC transporter substrate-binding protein, whose product MLSPSLANAASPRASHGQLLANRFRRLTWLAPIIVLLVCVGCQPPANEQADSADKPLHFAVIPKGTTHIFWQSVKLGAEQAGDEIGAKITFRGPSKENDRDEQINVVQGFLNARVDGILLAPLDADALIRPVKEASRAGVPVVIFDSGLNTDPGDYVSYVATDNFEGGKLAAQAMANALGADGGDVILLRYQQGSESTHQREEGFLAAIAKHENIRVISSDQYAGTTTETAIDKAQALLNRFGDTVDGICTVCEPTAEGALRALRERQLAGKVKLVTFDSSDSLRESLSAGETHAIVLQDPVAMGYQAVKTMAAHLRGETTEAFLDTGVFVATAENQDEETIARLLRPAVAGE is encoded by the coding sequence TTGCTCAGCCCATCCCTCGCCAACGCTGCCTCCCCAAGAGCATCGCATGGTCAATTGCTAGCAAATCGGTTTCGCCGTCTGACTTGGCTCGCACCCATCATCGTGTTGTTGGTTTGCGTCGGCTGCCAGCCTCCGGCCAACGAGCAAGCGGACTCAGCCGACAAACCGCTCCACTTCGCAGTCATTCCCAAGGGCACCACCCATATTTTCTGGCAATCGGTCAAACTGGGGGCTGAACAAGCGGGTGACGAAATCGGTGCGAAGATCACCTTCCGAGGCCCCTCGAAAGAAAACGACCGGGATGAGCAGATCAATGTCGTCCAAGGATTTCTCAACGCTCGCGTCGATGGCATTTTGCTGGCTCCGCTGGATGCCGATGCCTTGATCCGACCGGTGAAGGAGGCCAGCCGCGCCGGTGTCCCCGTTGTGATCTTCGACAGCGGACTGAACACCGACCCGGGCGACTACGTTTCTTATGTGGCCACCGACAATTTCGAAGGCGGCAAATTGGCGGCCCAGGCGATGGCCAATGCATTGGGGGCAGACGGCGGCGATGTGATCTTGCTGCGTTACCAACAAGGCAGTGAAAGCACACACCAACGCGAAGAGGGATTCTTGGCTGCGATCGCAAAACATGAGAATATTCGCGTGATCAGCAGTGACCAGTACGCCGGAACGACGACAGAGACCGCCATCGACAAAGCCCAAGCGTTGCTGAATCGCTTCGGTGACACGGTGGATGGAATTTGCACCGTTTGCGAGCCGACAGCCGAGGGCGCACTGCGAGCACTTCGCGAACGCCAATTGGCAGGCAAAGTCAAATTGGTCACTTTTGACAGCAGTGATTCACTGCGAGAATCACTTTCAGCGGGCGAAACGCACGCGATTGTGCTGCAAGATCCCGTCGCCATGGGTTATCAAGCGGTCAAAACGATGGCAGCTCACCTCCGCGGCGAGACGACCGAAGCGTTCCTCGACACCGGTGTTTTTGTTGCTACAGCAGAGAATCAAGACGAGGAAACCATCGCTCGACTGCTCCGCCCCGCCGTCGCGGGCGAGTGA